The Antedon mediterranea chromosome 7, ecAntMedi1.1, whole genome shotgun sequence genome has a segment encoding these proteins:
- the LOC140055514 gene encoding uncharacterized protein, which yields MWRKNKAAGPDGVVIEMIGALEEYGVEKLTEVINKIYEDGSFPEDLTRSRLNLEIGSGQFGFVKDSGTRNAIFVTRMITERAVEMQKDVYMCFIDYTNAFDKVRHEQLFQELNKLDLHGKGSSIVVKFVLETDCMHEGRWGVQ from the exons ATGTGGAGGAAGAATAAGGCGGCAGGACCGGATGGTGTAGTCATTGAGATGATTGGGGCATTAGAAGAATATGGAGTGGAAAAGTTAACTGAAGTGATCAATAAGATATATGAGGATGGAAGCTTCCCTGAGGACTTGA CAAGAAGTAGATTAAACCTAGAGATTGGGAGTGGGCAGTTTGGTTTTGTAAAGGATTCAGGCACCAGGAATGCCATCTTTGTGACAAGAATGATAACTGAAAGGGCAGTGGAGATGCAGAAAGATGTATACATGTGTTTCATAGACTACACCAATGCATTTGACAAAGTAAGGCATGAGCAGCTATTTCAAGAACTTAACAAGCTTGACCTACATGGGAAAGGATCTTCGATTGTTGTAAAATTTGTACTGGAAACAGACTGCATGCATGAGGGTAGATGGGGAGTGCAGTGA